In the genome of Rhipicephalus microplus isolate Deutch F79 unplaced genomic scaffold, USDA_Rmic scaffold_21, whole genome shotgun sequence, one region contains:
- the LOC119185590 gene encoding uncharacterized protein LOC119185590, translating into MGISTASFLFIAALLVVQSACVGSLFLPFGGVTSAVSGILGYKISMAGSLLSMLSQGFTGTFNLRAGTDFTESPFQELERRRGLPGHDVTTTTTTEKTEIKVPISALQNVLNMNEEQKLQIDLLFAFLKEIDDRGCVSRMVCESAADALRLGKVGTATKYFFDTNAGVGTKAVSVFVAAAKTGQSRGLAGCAQTFPECTANLPHVLTAAGLM; encoded by the exons ATGGGAATTTCCACTGCCTCCTTCTTGTTTATCGCAGCACTGCTGGTTGTGCAGAGCGCGTGTGTGggcagcctgttcctgccattcGGTGGCGTCACATCCGCGGTGAGTGGCATTCTGGGCTACAAGATCTCTATGGCTGGTTCCTTGTTGTCCATGCTGAGCCAAGGATTCACCGGTACGTTCAACCTCAGGGCCGGCACTGACTTCACGGAATCTCCATTCCAAGAGCTCGAAAGACGTCGTGGTCTTCCAGGCCATGACGTGACGACGACAACAACCACCGAGAAGACGGAAATTAAGGTTCCTATATCGGCACTGCAAAACGTACTCAA CATGAATGAGGAGCAGAAGCTCCAGATAGACTTGCTGTTTGCCTTCCTGAAGGAAATCGATGACCGAGGATGTGTGTCCCGCATGGTTTGCGAGAGCGCCGCCGACGCCTTACGCCTCGGTAAAGTGGGTACCGCGACAAAGTACTTCTTCGACACCAACGCGGGCGTGGGAACCAAAGCCGTCTCCGTGTTCGTCGCTGCCGCGAAGACTGGCCAATCGCGCGGCCTCGCCGGGTGTGCGCAGACCTTCCCAGAGTGTACCGCCAACCTCCCTCACGTCCTCACCGCAGCCGGACTGATGTAG